The Carassius auratus strain Wakin chromosome 7, ASM336829v1, whole genome shotgun sequence genome contains the following window.
TCTagaattctgattggtcaaatacTGCATTCTGTAGTCAGATATTATCAAATAATGATGATAGTGTTCTTGTAACTCGGCACAAACAGCATAGCTTTAGCGATGGCAAGCTCATGGAGCTCTAGTCACATATCCTTTATTTAGGGTTCAGTTGAAGAGTGGATTAATTAGTACTCAGATTTGTCAACACCAACTAtcattttattgtttgtatcttgTTTCCATTGTCTTTATTTGACTCTTTTGTTTTTAAGAGACTACTGCATGATTTGGTAAAATTTTCTagtatgtatttttaattcagttttcttTTAGGGTGATTTGTAACATCTTGTCCAGGGACTACGGATGAAAAATAGCCTTTGGCTAATTCTGGTACATTTACAGGAATGCTTTATTAATGTACAATCTCCCTGTTAACTtactaactaaataataataataataataataaaaaatgggttTGGTTCTCAGGGAATGCATaagtttgtaaaatgtaaatggtgGATGCAacgttttttaattaaattgtccagtgctaaatgcataaacattAGAAAGCACATAggtaaataattcattttattgtataatatttattatttatatattacatgttattttatttgtattttgtgtttattttataaagctGTAAAACACTTTACAGTAGGTTCCCATTTTGTAACATTCATTTGAATGCATTAACTACTACCATTAACCAACAGTGAAGCAATAGCATGTTTACACCATTTATTGAcctttgttaatattagttaataacaatgttcatgttagttcagtgTTTTAACTACAATTTATGATCATAAAAATGCAGTAGTAAATGTTAAGATTGACATTTAACCAAGATTATTCAATTCTATAGAAATATTGTTCACTTTTTCATGTAATTAACAAATGTTTCATGTTTGCTATAAAACACTGTTATACATACTCACAACGCACTGCAGCAGTCATAATACCCAAGTGGTTTCTAACTTGTTGCTGTCTGCTTGTGCTGTGAAGACTAGTGTTGACTAGTTGTTTTGATCTGAATGTAATCCCTGATCACATCTCTGTTGGATTGTCTCTGTAGCTGGCGAATGGTGTTTTATCTGGCAGCATTCATTGGTGGAATCATAGCCCTGTATGATGTGAGTTTATCCTCTTCTTTAACATATCCTTCTGCATGGCTGAAGTAAGACACATGTGAAAACGATGCCTGTTTTCCTGTTCTGATGATTGACATGATTTTGGCCACTGAAGCTGGTCTGTGATCGAAATCTGATGTATTTGTAACCTCTGCTCTGACAGATGAGCACTGTGCGAAATACAGAGTGTTCTCAGTCTTTATGACTCTATTATCCATAATATCTGAAGGCCCCCTCGACCTAGTTTTAAAATTTACTCATTGTTTCTGTAAatctaaaaaaagttatttcaattttaataattaaaataattaaatgtcataACTAAGCCCTTAAAACACtcttaattatctctttaagCTATGAATTTACATGACTTTTCCAGCCAATTTGATTTAAAGATAAGggtttaaaacatatttgttctttctatttttgtgtgtgtgtttgactttgGACTTTTCCAGGtctaaaaaaaatcacacttttaaaatgaGGTCTCCTCGGATATCCATTTTCAAAGACCGTAGGAACCCCGGTTCttgaacagaaaatataatattttttattttaatttaagttatctTGAGGCCCCCTTGGAAATCTGCAGAGGCCCCTtttttgagaaccactgcattaTGGGATTTCCACAAGTGTTTAGAAGTCTTCGTGTTTGGATTGTGCCTGTGATGCCTTAAAACGACGCCTAAGTAGGCAGCATAGTAGGTTTTAGAACACAGCCACCTTGCAGATCCAAAAACTGTCATAAATAAGTAAAAAGCCAATGTTCTGTGTTCCATAAAGTTGAATATTGATTTGTCTGTTTATGACAGAAACCCTGGTTTTATAATTTGCGGGAGGTGTGGAATGGCTATCCCAGACAGGTATGTTCCAGTCTTCAGATCTTTCATTTGCTTGTATTTGTTCCAAGGGATATTTTATCGTTCCTATCATCTGCACTAATAAGAGCAGGCGAGATATTGTTCACTTTGACCCGGCGCCGATAAAGGGTTCACGCAACACTCAAATTTATGGCACGGCTAATAAATAAGGCCAATAATAAGGCTCACGCTATAGTTCCAAATCAAACATGGCCATATTTAGAAGAAAGATGTCTTTTTTTGGCCCAGCTGAAGGTTTATTTTGGAACCGTTCACACTCGTTATGTGCGTTCCAGGTTGCAATCAAAAGAACAGTGATGTCATTCAGATTGGCAGtcaaaacctaaaataatcaCTCCAAAAAAAAGAGCCATCTTCAAACTCCCGCCGTGTCAAAGAACAATGAATTGCATCAAATTCACATTGGGTTATAGCTCGGATCAATCAGAGTCTTTTACTTTTTCCATCATAAAAATGTAACGTGGTCATCTCTTGTTAATGTGCATGTCTCTGAGATCTTATTGCTGTGTTTTTGCTCCTGCAGTCCATGCTGGAGTCTCAGTACTGGTATTATATTTTGGAGATGGGCTTCTATTTGTCGCTAGTGTTCAGAATAACCTTCGACATCAAACGAAAggtaaggatcatgtgacatcacACCATCTTTTAACTACATGAaatcttttaaattatatttcaaaccgTTTCGTCTGAGCTTAACCATTTATCACAAGACCTGAAATAAACATCTGATCATTATTTACACAATGAAAGCTATCGTTATCGATCATTTAAAaccagatttttttgtttttatctcatcTACATTTTCTCTGTCACTGAGAATGATTGTTGAAGACTTTCCGTGAATGTTTCtggtatatatttatttcaggaCTTTAAAGAGCAGATCATCCATCATTGGGCCACACTGACACTGTTGGCTTTCTCCTGGTGTGGGAACTACATCCGGGTCGGGACCCTAGTCATGCTCATTCACGATTCCTCTGACATTCTTTTAGAGgttaattatacattaaatattttatttgttacattaaatatcattctttattatgtttttaaccatttacacttttaaaaataaaggggCTTCTAATGCTCCAGCACATCagtgccacagaagaaccatttttggttccacaaaaaaACTATTCAGTCTAAGggtctttaaagaaccatctctttcttacctttttatattttgaagaaccttctttcgccacaaagaacccTTTGTGAAATGTCAAAAATGTCTCACCTtgctctcaggcaaaatacaacTTTAGTATAAATATATGCTCTAGATGGAGACATTATGAGAATGAGCTACTGGTTATTTAAAAAGAGACAAATCTTCCAATATGTCACTCAAAAGAAttcagttttcataaaaaaatttggttgaaattattttatactagtttttgtttgttttaaatatggctatatatttatattatttcaatagTATAAACATTTtaggtttagttttagttatcgTAGTACATAGTTAAACTAAATCAAATGAGctaagatacaaaaaaaaaaaaagtttattttatttctaataataaaagattatatatttttagttaactGTAAAAACCCTGGTTGACACTGTATGAACTccacctgtttttttatttttttgtgttatttctcCTCAGTCTGCTAAGATCTTCAACTATGCCAAATGGGAAAGCACATGCAATGGCATCTTTGTGGTATTTGCTGCTGTCTTCATAGTCACACGACTCATAATCTTTCCATTCTGGTGAGAATAATGTGTGTGACTATTATTTTCAAACTCTGATAAAGAGTTTTACATAACGTGCatgcattatttgtttaaaaactgTGTCGGTCTCATGCATATTTATTCCAGGATCATTCACTGCACGTGGGTTTATCCTCCCGACTATTACCCGCCATTCTTTGGATATTACTTTTTTAACTTCATGCTTGTCATCCTGTTGATGCTGCACATATTCTGGGCATATCTTATTCTACGCATGGTGAAGATGTTCCTTTTTGGAAGTGTAAGTTCTTCTTTTATATTTGGGAATtacttcatttttctttttcaaattgtCTTGTTCGAATGGTCTCACGTTACATTGGGTTAGCAAATAATTTTGGGTAGATTTCTCACTGTACATTTGTAAACCCTGGGTTAACTTTCTTTTTGcatatttatgtttaataacATCGATTGGAGAAATAGgtgacttgtgtttttgtttgcccGTTCATTTGCACATTTGAATGTGCAaatctcatgaatatttaatgaagaAAGCAGTGAAGCAGTTGATGATCTcttgtctgtttctaaactactCACTGTAACATTctctataattgtatttttttggcaCCACAGATCGTTGGAGTAGATCTTCATAACTGAGGCTTAAAAGCATTGCTAACAACTTATCAAATTATAAGTCTGAAACACTGCTTTACCCGAGGTTAAAACGACATTAACCCAGGGTTATGCAATGTGTGAAAGGCCCTGAATACATTATGCAATCATTTATAAAATGGTTGCATGCGTAGTGAATCTGAATGACTCAAAAATAAGTGTAATGAAGTGCTTTTATTCAGCCCGTAGGTCATATGTTACTAACAAATACCATTAATGCTGTTACCTTACCACCTCGGGCTAGTAATCAATCATATAAACAGACACAACCCACATTGTATGCTTTTAACAAGTCATAAAACTCTGGCAGTTGTGCAGTCGGAAAGTCCTGGATGAACTGAACtatttcattttatgaatttCTGACTAAAGCTGTTTTAAAGAAGCATAGTCTATTTGTTTACACTGTCTTGTGAGCCGGAAGAGTTTCAGTTATGGCACAGTTTTCATTTATTGTCACCCTTATATGCCCTACTTTTATTGGTCTAGTTAACCATCCTGTAATGCTGGTTATGCCAGTGGGGGTTGGTTGGTAAAGCACATGAACACATTTGTATTTAGGCTATAAATGCCTTGTATCTTGAACAAAAACTCATTTGcataaaaatcataatataaaGCTTAATCACCTTACAAATGGTTATCTAAAGCAAAAACAATTCATTTGAAACAATAAATGAGTTCTTGAGTCACATTTTCTTATTTCAGGAAGAAATTCCTGCATTCTGCGTGTCATGAAATTTCATGGCTTTGACATGAAACATTAATGCAGTGATTCCTGAATCACAATTCAAGTGCATCATTAggaaaatatatagaatatatttattttgattaacaatTGTTATTGCTCAGTTAaaagatatttcaaaatatatacctatatatatatataatatatttgagattctttgttgaatagaaagttcagaagaagcattcatatgaaatatgattctttttaaacattataaatatgtttactgtcactttcgatcaatttaatacatacttgttgaataaaagtgttaatgttTTTGGTATGTGACAAATAGTGTTGTTATGGTTCAGGTCAGAGCTCCCTGTTGCAACAGCAGCAGACTCCTGTAGGAAACACTGGCTTGATTCAtacaaaacacactcaaacaaaGATGCATATAATATCAGTTATAGACAAAGCCACCCTGCGTGAATTATACTCTAAACTGAAACCACATCACAAGCTTGTAGCGGTGACCGAGTGATCCAGGTCTGTGCCGTTGTTCTGTTATTTCCAATTACACTGGCATTCTGATTAAAATAAGCCCTGCCAGCCTGTAGTTAGTGCTCTATTGTTTTCACTCCAGCTCGGTCTATTGAAATAGGTGAGTCATAATTTGAGAGTGATTGCACTGGCAGCGTACATGATCTCTCACAAATGCGCAGCGGATGAGGGATGCCAGATTCAATCGCTTCCCTGCTCCACGTACCTGCAGCCTGTTGCTCAAAGGGACCTAATTAGTCGTGATTTAGTGCACATCAGACTGTTCGGATTCATTTGCTATGCTATGATGGATTGTGTATCTGCGTGTCTGGTTTCTACAAATGGCTCGTTAGGTTAATGTTTCAAGGCCGGCCGTATTTTCAGATGTCTTCGATTTTGGCTTTCTGAAGTACATCAAGTTCAAAGATTGGCgtgtttattgtttgattattAAATGTTGTCTAAGCTAAGGGCCAGTAAACCTGCTGCTTGTATACGGATCATACTTTGGATTAGTGATATTAAACAAACTTGCTTGTGAAAACCACTCATCCatttagcaaccacacagaagcATAGTTTTGCATGGATAAACACCACTCAAATTCTTTCTCGAATTGTTTTAGCTGTTGTGCTGAATATGaatggttattattttttaactctgCCCTTTTATGAACTTAAATCGTCTGCTTGAATATTCACATCTGTAAGCAACTAATTTGGCGCATGTTTTAGGCTTCTCCAAAGGGATGATTTGCTTGGGTAAACACAATTTTTCATTCTcaggtttgttttaaaaataaaggcgCCTCTTTTTTTGCTATTGTGTCGACTAAATACATTTTGAACTCtctttcctcatttttttttgaTAGTTAACTAAAGATGAGAGAAGCGACAATGAGGAAGAGGACGGGGAAACCAGTGTAACTGAGGACAATGACGGACATGGGAAAGTGACCAATGGCTGTGGAGGAGGAGGCGGGGCTAATCATCACTGACACCTCTTCTCTCAAACTGTAAAGGACTTTGAATCGCCCTCAGGGATGTGAGAAGCCAAAaacatatatttgatttattgtcAGGCGGAGAATGTGCCAGAAACCTGTCAAAACAAATTGCATCttttaataatgctgaaaaaaacaacCTCGTTTTATTTCCCCACTCGGCTTCACTGGAGACGACTTGCTGTGTGTCTTGGCTGCATCAAAACCTTTCCCCCCCTTTCAACTAAAACTTTTTTTCGTTATGGCACAAGATCACATGGGTAATTATGAAGGAACACAGTGCAGAGAAAAAGAAACTCCTCGTAAGTTTTAATAGACTCCTCattgtttttgaagctcaaagatCACGTCACACTGGCTGCTCTCGCTGTCTGGCATCACCCATCGAGGCTTCATCCGCCGTGCTGTTGAGATTTACATCAACCTCTGCTGTCCAGCTTAGCCTCTA
Protein-coding sequences here:
- the LOC113105753 gene encoding ceramide synthase 2-like yields the protein MIGTFSEWLWWDRLWLPGNLTWDDLKDEEGLVYARASHLYITVPFALVFLVVRYMFERLIATPLAALLGVTEKTRYKAEHNYVLEHYFITKSKHPGQADIDGLCKKCSWSSRQVERWFRRRRNQDRPGVLKKFREASWRMVFYLAAFIGGIIALYDKPWFYNLREVWNGYPRQSMLESQYWYYILEMGFYLSLVFRITFDIKRKDFKEQIIHHWATLTLLAFSWCGNYIRVGTLVMLIHDSSDILLESAKIFNYAKWESTCNGIFVVFAAVFIVTRLIIFPFWIIHCTWVYPPDYYPPFFGYYFFNFMLVILLMLHIFWAYLILRMVKMFLFGSLTKDERSDNEEEDGETSVTEDNDGHGKVTNGCGGGGGANHH